The Rhodococcus rhodochrous DNA window GCAACGGCTTTCCGACGGCTGCGGCCTGTGCGACCCGCCGGGCGAGGCCGTTCCACTGATCGCCGGGCAACGGCACGGCGTCGGCACCGTAGTCGTGGTACTGCACGGCATCGACATAGGGGGAGGCGCTGACGAACTGGTATTCGTCACCCTGGGTTCCGCACTGGCCACCCCCGGTGTAACCGGCCGTGATCAGGGTGCGAGGGTCGACGGCGCGCAGTTCGGCGCCGGCCGTGTCGAAGAAGTCGCGCAGCACCTGCGCGGCGCCGGGTTCGCACGACCGGGTCCACCACTGGCACGCGGCGTCGGTGCACGAACTCGTCTCCGGTTCGCCGATCAGCTCCCACGCCGCGAGGGACGGGGAGTTCCGGTAGCGGGCGACGGCGGTGTGCATCCAGTCGCGGTAGCTCATCACCACCCGCTCGTGACCCGGGGTGAATTCGGTCCACCCGTCGACGTACCACTGCCGTCCCTTGAAGACCTCGTCCTCGCACGCGCCGTCCTGCGGTGCCAGGACCGGCAACAGCATCTGATCGTGCGCTTCGGCGGCCGCGAAGACCGCGTCGATCGGTCCGAAGTCGAGCTGCCCGGTGAACCGGTTGACGGCCAGCGCCTGGAAGAGGTTGAAGCGGGTGAGCGAATTCGGGGGCAGTGCACCGAAATAGGCATCGAGGTCGACCATCGCTCCGCATCCCCAGTTCACCGACCAGTCGGTGGCGAGCTGGTAGGCGTTGAACCCGGTGGGCCACCAGGCCCGACCGTCGAGCGCGAAACCGTCCGGCGACGCGGTCACCCGCGCGCCGGGCTCCGGTGCCGCTGCCGCGGGGCTCGTGCCCAGCAGTAGCCCGGCCACGGTCGCAACGCCGACGATGAGTCTGGATACCCGAAGCCTCGTCATCTTCGGATCGTAGGACCGCGACGCAGGTGAAAGCCCCGATCGAGGCGGAACACGCCGCAGTGACCGTCGTCACGATCAGGCGAACTCGAGGGCCCCCTCCACCGGACGTGTCACCCGCCGGGTCCGCGGAGATCCGAGCGCGCTCTCCAGATCCGACCCGTCGTGCTCGGCGAGCAGTTCGCCACCCGACCACACCAGCAGCGTGGTGGCGACGGTGTGCTCGGCCACCGAATGCGACAGATCGTAGTGCGCACAACCCGGCACGCCGGCATAGGTGATCCACAGGTCGAAACCGGTCATGAACAGATCGAGGTCGAATTGCACGGACAGACCGAGCAATTCGCTGCGGCCGGTGTCGTCGACGCCGGCGAAGGCCTCGTCCAGGGCGAGCAGACGCGGCGCATGCGGGTCGGCGGAATCGAGCATCACGTGCGCTGCGGCGAACAACGGCAGGTGCAGGGAGACGGACTGCTCGCCACCGGACAGCGCCGAATGTCGGGCCGGGGTGAGCCGGTCCTCGCTGCCGTCCGAACCGACGAGACTGAACGAGAACACCCGCCACCGGCGGTAATCCAGCGTCGCGGCGAGGATCTCCGGGTACGACCGTTCCGGATGCGCAGCCCGCTCCGCGCGGATCCGCGACGCGAAATGCGCGCGGATCCCCGCCAGATCCTCCGGAGCCAGCATCGACGCGTCGCGGTCCAGAAGCTTGCACACCGCCCGCGCCGGCTCGTCGAGATGGTCGGCGAGCACCCAGTGCACCCCGATGGTGTTGCCCGAGGACATGTGCCGCTGCCGCATCTCGGTACCCATCCGGGCGATGAGGTCGCGGGCGTCGACGGTGCGTTCGTGGATCTGCTGCGCGAGACCGGTGAGCAGTGCGTCCTCGAGGATGCGCCGTTCGGAGTCGGTGAGCAGAGTTTCCTGTTCCTGCCGCGCCCGCGCGATGCGCTGCGCGAACGCCGCGACGGACGTGTAACCCTGTTCGTCCTGCACCTGCACGACGGTGATGCCGTCGGCGGCATCCCAGTGCAGCCGGTAGTCGCGGCCCCGGGCGAGTTCGGCGTCGAACTCCTGCAGTGCGGAGGTCAGTGCCGAGGCCGTGGACTTGCGGGTCGACTCGGAGGCCGTGACCGACTCGGTGGCGGCGTCGAGTGCCCGGAACAACGCGAGGACCGCGGTGGGCAGCACGTCGACCGTGTCGTCGGGGGACTGCCGGATCCGGTAGGCCAGCTGATCGGCGTCGAGCCACGCGGCCGCGCTGGACGGCCACACGTGCTCGCTCTCCACGCCGAGCAGGGTCAGCAGGTCGCGCCGGGCGAAGGGCGCCAGGGCATCGGCGTCGGCGCGGGCCTCGGTGAGCGCCGACCGCAGCGTCTGCTCGGCGCCCGTATGGGCGGCCTCGGCCTTGCCGATCCGTTCGAGCGCCGATTCGTGGGCCTTACGTGCGGTCCGCTCGGCGGTCTTCGCCACCTCGATCCGGCGCCGGGCCTCGTCGAGCTGGGCATCGATCCGGTCGGCGCTCGCCCCGATCGACTCGCGGAGCGTCTCGAGCTTCTGCTGCTCGTTGGCCAGCGTCTCGGCGTTCTCCGCCGCGAGCTCGGCCGCATTCTCGGCGGAGACCCGCGCCTCGTCGAGCCGAACCTCGGTGTCGCGGAGGCGATCACCACAGGTGACCTGCTCGCGCAGGGCGCGCTGCAGGGCCTGGCCCTGCGAACGGAAGTGCCGCACGGCCGCGTCGAGACTGTCGAGTTCCGTCGCGGTGAGCGGCGCCCGGTGCCGGCCGGCGGTCGAGCGCAGGTGCTGCTCCTTGGTGGCGACCGCGGCGATCGCCTGGTCCAGGTCGCGATCGGCGGCAGCCGCGGATCCGGATGCGGTCCGCAACGCGCCGGCGCATTCGGTGACCTTGCGCAGCGCCGCGAGCACGGATCCGGTGCGCGGCAACGACTTCGCGGCCTCGTCGAGTGCCGTGATCCGGTCGCCGATCTCGCGGTCCTGCTCGCGCAGCGACTCCACGTCGGCGCGGCACTCGGCGATGGTCGTCTCGAGTTCGACGATGCGACGCTGCCGGCGCCGGGCGCGGGCGGTGGCTCCGATGAACTCGGCCTGCTCCTTGACGTGGCGACCGAGCTGCACTCCCTGACGGAACCCGCCGTGCGCATCGACCGACACCCGCGCGTCCGGACGGGGATCGGTGGCCCACGCGATCGACGACAGCACCGCGGCGACCCGTTCCTCGGGCACGGCCGTGTCGGATTCGGGAACGAGCACATCCGTGAGCGTGGGGCCGCTGGGGCGGTGCTCGGGCGCCAGCGGAACCAACAACTGCTCCGACTCGATGTCCGGCAGGTCGCCGGCACCGTCGGTGATCCACCCGTCGAGCAGGTTCGCGGCCTGCAAGGCCGCTTCGATACCGGCGGCGTCGTGCGCCGACACGTCGTCGCGGAACCGGACGAGCTGCCACAGCGGCGCGCCGACGAGATCGTCGCGGCTGCCGGTGCGAGCCGGGAACGCCGGGGGAGCGTCGTCGCGTTCGGCCGCGACGGCGGTGCGTTCGGTCTCGAGTTCGGCGATCCGGGTGCCGAGCGACTCGATCTCCGAGGCGCACACGCGACGCCGGAACCGCAGGTCGTCGAGCACGGGCCCGGTGTGATCGGCGAACACCGCTGCCGGGGACGGGGCATCGTCCTGACCGACGGTGCCGAATGCGGTGTCGAGCGCCTCGAAGGCCGGAGTGGACACACCCACGGCGGCGAAGGTCTCGGCGCGATCGGACCACCACCGGCCCAGCTCGGCGGCGACCTCGCTGCGGGACAGCTCGACCATGGTCTCGGCGGCCTCCACCGCGGCCGACGCGGTGTCGCGTTGCGCGCGGGCACGCACCGCGGCGGCCTCGGCCCGCGACCGCGCGGCGGTCGCACCGTCGAGCTGGGACAGTGCGTTGCGCACCGCGCGCACGTCGGCGTCGCGTTCCTCGGCGAGCGCGTCGATCGCGGCGTTGAGCTGCTCGGTCCGTTCGATGCCGTCGAGGCCGGTCCATGTGATGCCGGCGTCCTCGGCGGCCGCACTCAGTCCGTCCTCGGCGCGACGACGTGCCGCCGTCGCCGTTTCGAGGGCGTCGCGGGCGCTGTCGTGGTCGCGGAGCCGGTCGGCCACGACGGCCTGGGCGCGGTTCGCCTGCTCGGCCTGTGCGGCGGTGGTGCGCTCGAGGTTCTTCACCGCGGACGCGAGGTCGTCGAGTTGTTGTTTGCCCTCGTAGGCGCTGGAGCGGTGCAATGCTTCGAGGGTGGTGCGGGCCTGTTCGTGGTCGCGTTCGGCCACCAGGAGCTGTTCCTCGGAGGCCGTGCGGGCGGCGGCGGCCTCGGTGCGGGCTTCGGTCGCCTCGCACAGCGACCGGACCGCGGTGTCGACTACCCCGAGACGGGTGGCGACCTTGTCGACGGCGGTGCGCGCCTGCTGACGGATGTACTTCGAATACACCTTGACGAACTGTTGCGCCGCATCGTCGGCGGCGGCGAGGGATTCGAGGGTGCGCTCGACCTCCTCGATCGCGGAGAACGAGCGGGCGGCCTCGACGATGAGATCGTCGTCGAGGGGGCGAAGGCCGTCGGTCAGCGCCTGCGACAGGCCCTTCGGGTCGAGGTTCTTGGCGAGTTGGGGGCGGCGCAGCGTGAGGATCAGGTTGATCAGCTGGTCGTAGCGTTGCGCGCCCAGCCCGAACATGCGCGCGTCGATCGCGGCCCGGTAGTCGACGGGACGATCGGCGATCGCGTCGGCTCCGATCTGATCGACGAGCTGCTTGCGGGTGAGCGGGCGATCCTCGTCGTCGAGCAGCGAGAAGTCCACTCCCACACGGCCGTCGACGACGAAATGCCAGCGGGTGACCTTGTCGTTGCCGCGGGTGGCGCGCATCCCGATACCGACGGTGACGGCCTCCGGGTCGTCGGCGCGGCCGCGACAGAACTCCATCCACACGTACGAGTGGGCGCTGTCCTGCCCGCGGTACAGCAGGTTCGAGCGCATGGTGCGTTCCTCGCCGGCGAACGGATTCAGGCGTCGAGGTTCGATCCGGCCGTCGAGCACGAACGGGAACAACACCTCGAGCGCCTTGGTCTTGCCCGACCCGTTCGGCCCGCGCAGCACCAATCGCCCGTCGGCGAACGAGAACTCCTGGTCGCGGTAATCCCACAGATTGATGATCCCGGCACGCGTGGGGCGGAATCGGGCGCTGCTCATGAGATCTCCGTCGTGGTCGTATCGGGGGCGGGAACTGTCGGTGGGGTGGTCGCGGGGAACAGGTCGATCTCCGGATCCCGTTCGCGCACACTGACCGTCACGCCGCGGAAGCGGGCGATCGCGGGCAGGACGAGCACCCCGCCGGGCACCCGGGCCACCAAGCGCAGCCGATCGAGCATGTCCACCGCGGCCTCGGCCAGTCCCGCGGGGTCGGCTTGCCACTGCGCGGCGAAGGTCCGGCCGTAGATGTCGACGAGGCGACCGACCGTGCCCGCCAGCCACGAATCCTCGAGCAGTGGATGCTCGAGCGGAGCGCGAGCGTCGTCGTCCTGCTCCTGCTCGTCGGGGATCGGGGTGTCGGACGCCGCGAGCGGGGTGAACACCGTCGACCTCGGGATCGCGGAATCGACCGCCGCGACGAGGACGTCCTGTATCTGTGCGGGCACCGGCATCCGTGGCGGAGCGGGGGCGTCGGGATCGAGGACGCGATCGCACATCTCCCCGGCCAGCAGCAGCGCGACCTGCGCGACCGTTCCCGTGTTCGGGAACCGCACATCCGACAACCGTCCCGAGGTATCGACCAGCGCAACGCCTTCGGCGCGACGCTCACAGATCAGGCCGGTGAGCAACTCCACTTCGTCGGTGGTGCGCGGCAACGCCAACTGCAGCGCTTCGTCGTCGTCGAGATCGTCGGCGTATACCACGGGACGCTGCACCAGCGCGCGTCGCACCCGCCGCCGAACCTCCGCCGTATCGGAGTGCGGGGCACCGGCATTGCCGAGCAGACCGCGAACCGATTCGAGATGCTGCAACGCCCGCGGCGGTCGGAACAGGGCGTGCACGACCGCACGGTCGACGTCATAGAGCGCCTCACCGCTGTCGGGATCGCTCGCCCACCTGCCTGCATCACCGTCGGCGAGGGTGATCGCGCCGCGCACGCCGAGCCAGGTCACGGCATCGACGAAGGCATCACGATCGGCGGCACGCTCGGTATCGAGCTCGACACCGTCCACCCGGCTCGCCTCGGACGCGACGTGCTCGGCGAGTTCGGACAGCGTGATCTGCCCGGCGCCGCGACCGAGCGCGGCGATCGCCAACGCGAGATAGGCATAGCGGCGCCGGTCGAACGGCCGGCCGGTGTGCGTCGACGTGCCTGCCCCCGCGTCGAGGCGATCGGCGACGGTGAACAGTCGCGCGGTGGTCTCGGTGACCTCGAGCCGGTACCCGAAGGTGGCGAGCAGATCCTCGCGCAGCTCGGTGGCCCAGCGGCGCACCGTCGCCAGCGCCGACCGGTCGGGAAAGGTCGCGGTGACGAGATGGTGGGTGAGCACCAGCCGCGCGGCGCGCTGATACGAATCCAGCTCGACGGACGGAATCGAACGGACCCTCATCGCACCTCCACCGACAGGCCGTCGAGATACAGGCGCCCGCGCGCGGTGTGCACCACCGTCGACTCGCCGCTCGGTCGGAGGGTGAGCTTGACGCCGTTCTGCGTACCGGAGGAGGCATCGTCGCTGCGCACCCGGCCGCTCACGGGCACCCGGGCCGACAGTGCGGCGTCGAGCAAGCTCAACAGCACCTCGGCTTCCGGTTCACTCAGTTTCCGTTCGCGCACACCTCCGGCGGCGAGGGAGCGCGCCGCTTCGGCCCGGCGACGCTGCTTCTCGAGCTGCGCCTCGCGCAGCCGCCGTACTCCGGCGTCGTTGCGCTGGATCCGCCCCGGCGCTCCCGCTGCGGGGCGCCGGCCGGTCTCGGCGAGGGTGCGGGCGATCTCCACGGGAGGCGCGTCCCACCACGACCGGGTGACCGGCACGATGTCGGCATCGGGATGGGCGACGGAGAAGTGTCGGGGCCGCCCCAGGTCGAACACCGCATCGAACAGCGCGTGCGCGGCCTCCTCGGACGGCGCGGCAGCGAACCAGCCCGCGAGATGCCGCAGCTGCGACTCGCGGCTGACACCCCCACGACGCTGCTCGGTGAGCCGGCGCAGCAGCCCGAGCACCGCGGAGATCGCGTTGATGGTCGCGCCGCGCAGGCGTTCGGATTCGCTCGGTTCGGAGCCCACACCGACGAACCAGTGTTCGATGCCCCACCAGCGCTGCGCCCAGTCCGCTTCGCGTTCCTCGAACGAGAGCAGCACCCGCTCGTCGTGCCGGGCCGCGGCCGCGGTGAGCTTCTGAACCCCGGTGGCCTGCACCCGGTCGAGCGCCGCGGAAAGCTTCGGGGCGTAGCGGGCCAGATCGGTGCTGAACTCACGCATGTGGGTGAGCAGCGCGTCCTTGTGGGCGAGGAAGGTCTCCGGGGTGACCTCGGTGGTGCGCAGCAGCTCGCCGAGGACGAGATAGAAACGGGCAGCGCGCTCGGCCATGTCCGACAGCGTCGCGTCGAGGCGACTCAACTTCCGGTAGACCAGTTCGCCGTCGCCGGCCGCGTTCGCATCGGCGAGATCGTTCAGGTCGGCGAGCAGATCGGGGAGGGCCAGACGCGACAGCGAGACGTCCTCCCCACGGGAGGACAGCACGTCCTCCACGGCGCGGAACACCCGGTAACCGGCCTGCCCGAACTGGTAGACGTAGTGCCGGTTGCGGTACTCGGCGAGCGTCGCCGCCCGGGATCCGTCGTAGCTGCGTTCGAGCACACCCCACGCGTGCAGCTGCTCGAGCAGGGCCGGGATCTCGGAGGAATCGGGCACGTCGTCGCTGCTCGCTCCCGGGAGCCGGGCGAGGACGTTCTCGACGTCGCCGGCGTGCAGCAGCACCGAGTAGTTGCCGCGCGCATGATCGAATGCGCGCAGAACCCACAGGTAGTGCACCCTTTTCTCGGCCGTTGCGAACGAGAAGAGGCGCAGGCGGTCGTCCCGCACCAACGCGTCCTCCATCGCGCCGAACCGCGCTCGGCCTGATTCACTCACCGTGACAGGTTAGGCGGCGCAACCGACGGGTCCGGACAACACCCGGCGTGAGTGTCGGCACGATCGTTGCCCGATGGACGCCCCGATCCGCGGCGGCGGCCCGCCCCGAGCCGTTACGGTCGAGGCGGTGCGCTCGGCGAGGGCAGTGCACCCGGACAGACGCCGCAGCCTCCGGAATCGGACACGATGAATCCTCACGAGATCGGACCGGACACCCACAGAGTGGGCGATCCCGGACCCGCCACGCGTGCACTGATCGAGGCGGTCGCCGACCTGTCGACGACGCGGCAGGCCGAGATCACGCAGTACATGACCGAGCGGATCTCGGCCGAGATCGAGGCGATGTCCACCGACCGCCACACCCGCCGCTCCCTCGCCCAGGCCGCGGAGGAGGGTGTCGCAGCCATCACCCGGTTCCTGCGGGACGATCTTGCCGAGATCGAGATCCCGGCGGCGTCCTATTCACTGGTGCGCATGCTGGCCCGGCAGGGATTCCCGGTCTCGGTGGTCGACCGCAGCAACCGGCTCGCGCAGGACAGCATCATGCGCTGGTGCCTCGAGGTGCTGGCGGGACTCAGCGACGACGCCGCGGCAGTGATGCAGGCGGGCGTGGAGATCCTGATGAAACTCTCCGCCGGGATCGACGGGGTGTCGCAGAAGCTGCTCGGGGTCTACGAGACCGAGCGCGACACCTGGCTGCTCAACCGCAACGCCTCCCGGACCGCCCGCATCCAGGACATCCTGGCCGGACGACCGATCGAGGTGGGGGACGCCGAGCGCACCCTCGGCTACCGGCTGGGCCAGCACCACCTCGGGGTGATCGTCTGGACGGACGATATCGAGGTGGTCGGCGGGGACCGGTCCGGCACCGAATGGAACGGCCTCGAGCAGGCAGTGACGGCCTTGGCCGAACATCTCGGGCGGGGAGGTCGGGTGCTGTTCGAGCAGTTCGACGAGTACACCGCCTGGGCATGGATCCCGCTCGGCACGGTCGATCGCATCGACCCGAGCGGATTGTCCGGGATCGTCGCGGCATGGCAGCGACCCGTCGGTGTCGCCGTCGGCGCGCCGCAGGAGGGGATCGACGGTTTCGTCCGCACCCATCGGCAGGCGGCGCAGGCGCGGGAGGTGGCTCTGACATCGGCTCTGCCGGGTCCGCGTCTCGTCTCGATCGACGAGGTCGGCGCGGTCGCGTTGATGTGCACGAATCTCGAGTGGGCCCGCGGCTGGGTGGGGGATGTGCTCGGCCGGCTCGCCGCCGACGATCCCGCCGCCGCGCAACTGCGGCACACGCTGCGGGAATTCCTCTCCAGCGGAGGAAGTTTCGTCGCCACCGCGGAAAAGCTGCATCTGCACCGGAATTCGGTCGCCTACCGGATCAGCAAGGCGGAGGAGCAGATCGGGCACAGTGTCCGCGAGTGTCGACTCGACCTCGAGAACGCGCTCGCGCTGTGCCACTGGCTCGGCGCCGCCGTGCTCGCGCCCGATTCGGAAGGTCCACCTTCGCCCGGATGACGGCCTGTTATCGGGAGCCGGGCACGGCGCTGCGAACGAACCGTCCGATCTCGCCGATCGCGCGGACTCCTTCGGGTAGCAGATCCGCGGCGGCCTGGAAAACGTGTACCTGCCGGTCCCAGACCTGCAGTTCGCACGCGATACCGGCGTCGGCGAGACGGTCGGCCATCGACTCCGCGTCCACCAGGAAC harbors:
- a CDS encoding glycoside hydrolase 5 family protein codes for the protein MTRLRVSRLIVGVATVAGLLLGTSPAAAAPEPGARVTASPDGFALDGRAWWPTGFNAYQLATDWSVNWGCGAMVDLDAYFGALPPNSLTRFNLFQALAVNRFTGQLDFGPIDAVFAAAEAHDQMLLPVLAPQDGACEDEVFKGRQWYVDGWTEFTPGHERVVMSYRDWMHTAVARYRNSPSLAAWELIGEPETSSCTDAACQWWTRSCEPGAAQVLRDFFDTAGAELRAVDPRTLITAGYTGGGQCGTQGDEYQFVSASPYVDAVQYHDYGADAVPLPGDQWNGLARRVAQAAAVGKPLLVAEIGELAGSCGALGDRADHITTKIEGQRAAGTAGALLWAFVPDPREGDCTYDIGFDDPLWDVVENLGSLEPSALPNAQFSP
- a CDS encoding TIGR02678 family protein; protein product: MRVRSIPSVELDSYQRAARLVLTHHLVTATFPDRSALATVRRWATELREDLLATFGYRLEVTETTARLFTVADRLDAGAGTSTHTGRPFDRRRYAYLALAIAALGRGAGQITLSELAEHVASEASRVDGVELDTERAADRDAFVDAVTWLGVRGAITLADGDAGRWASDPDSGEALYDVDRAVVHALFRPPRALQHLESVRGLLGNAGAPHSDTAEVRRRVRRALVQRPVVYADDLDDDEALQLALPRTTDEVELLTGLICERRAEGVALVDTSGRLSDVRFPNTGTVAQVALLLAGEMCDRVLDPDAPAPPRMPVPAQIQDVLVAAVDSAIPRSTVFTPLAASDTPIPDEQEQDDDARAPLEHPLLEDSWLAGTVGRLVDIYGRTFAAQWQADPAGLAEAAVDMLDRLRLVARVPGGVLVLPAIARFRGVTVSVRERDPEIDLFPATTPPTVPAPDTTTTEIS
- a CDS encoding TIGR02680 family protein codes for the protein MSSARFRPTRAGIINLWDYRDQEFSFADGRLVLRGPNGSGKTKALEVLFPFVLDGRIEPRRLNPFAGEERTMRSNLLYRGQDSAHSYVWMEFCRGRADDPEAVTVGIGMRATRGNDKVTRWHFVVDGRVGVDFSLLDDEDRPLTRKQLVDQIGADAIADRPVDYRAAIDARMFGLGAQRYDQLINLILTLRRPQLAKNLDPKGLSQALTDGLRPLDDDLIVEAARSFSAIEEVERTLESLAAADDAAQQFVKVYSKYIRQQARTAVDKVATRLGVVDTAVRSLCEATEARTEAAAARTASEEQLLVAERDHEQARTTLEALHRSSAYEGKQQLDDLASAVKNLERTTAAQAEQANRAQAVVADRLRDHDSARDALETATAARRRAEDGLSAAAEDAGITWTGLDGIERTEQLNAAIDALAEERDADVRAVRNALSQLDGATAARSRAEAAAVRARAQRDTASAAVEAAETMVELSRSEVAAELGRWWSDRAETFAAVGVSTPAFEALDTAFGTVGQDDAPSPAAVFADHTGPVLDDLRFRRRVCASEIESLGTRIAELETERTAVAAERDDAPPAFPARTGSRDDLVGAPLWQLVRFRDDVSAHDAAGIEAALQAANLLDGWITDGAGDLPDIESEQLLVPLAPEHRPSGPTLTDVLVPESDTAVPEERVAAVLSSIAWATDPRPDARVSVDAHGGFRQGVQLGRHVKEQAEFIGATARARRRQRRIVELETTIAECRADVESLREQDREIGDRITALDEAAKSLPRTGSVLAALRKVTECAGALRTASGSAAAADRDLDQAIAAVATKEQHLRSTAGRHRAPLTATELDSLDAAVRHFRSQGQALQRALREQVTCGDRLRDTEVRLDEARVSAENAAELAAENAETLANEQQKLETLRESIGASADRIDAQLDEARRRIEVAKTAERTARKAHESALERIGKAEAAHTGAEQTLRSALTEARADADALAPFARRDLLTLLGVESEHVWPSSAAAWLDADQLAYRIRQSPDDTVDVLPTAVLALFRALDAATESVTASESTRKSTASALTSALQEFDAELARGRDYRLHWDAADGITVVQVQDEQGYTSVAAFAQRIARARQEQETLLTDSERRILEDALLTGLAQQIHERTVDARDLIARMGTEMRQRHMSSGNTIGVHWVLADHLDEPARAVCKLLDRDASMLAPEDLAGIRAHFASRIRAERAAHPERSYPEILAATLDYRRWRVFSFSLVGSDGSEDRLTPARHSALSGGEQSVSLHLPLFAAAHVMLDSADPHAPRLLALDEAFAGVDDTGRSELLGLSVQFDLDLFMTGFDLWITYAGVPGCAHYDLSHSVAEHTVATTLLVWSGGELLAEHDGSDLESALGSPRTRRVTRPVEGALEFA
- a CDS encoding TIGR02677 family protein, whose translation is MEDALVRDDRLRLFSFATAEKRVHYLWVLRAFDHARGNYSVLLHAGDVENVLARLPGASSDDVPDSSEIPALLEQLHAWGVLERSYDGSRAATLAEYRNRHYVYQFGQAGYRVFRAVEDVLSSRGEDVSLSRLALPDLLADLNDLADANAAGDGELVYRKLSRLDATLSDMAERAARFYLVLGELLRTTEVTPETFLAHKDALLTHMREFSTDLARYAPKLSAALDRVQATGVQKLTAAAARHDERVLLSFEEREADWAQRWWGIEHWFVGVGSEPSESERLRGATINAISAVLGLLRRLTEQRRGGVSRESQLRHLAGWFAAAPSEEAAHALFDAVFDLGRPRHFSVAHPDADIVPVTRSWWDAPPVEIARTLAETGRRPAAGAPGRIQRNDAGVRRLREAQLEKQRRRAEAARSLAAGGVRERKLSEPEAEVLLSLLDAALSARVPVSGRVRSDDASSGTQNGVKLTLRPSGESTVVHTARGRLYLDGLSVEVR
- a CDS encoding PucR family transcriptional regulator, whose amino-acid sequence is MNPHEIGPDTHRVGDPGPATRALIEAVADLSTTRQAEITQYMTERISAEIEAMSTDRHTRRSLAQAAEEGVAAITRFLRDDLAEIEIPAASYSLVRMLARQGFPVSVVDRSNRLAQDSIMRWCLEVLAGLSDDAAAVMQAGVEILMKLSAGIDGVSQKLLGVYETERDTWLLNRNASRTARIQDILAGRPIEVGDAERTLGYRLGQHHLGVIVWTDDIEVVGGDRSGTEWNGLEQAVTALAEHLGRGGRVLFEQFDEYTAWAWIPLGTVDRIDPSGLSGIVAAWQRPVGVAVGAPQEGIDGFVRTHRQAAQAREVALTSALPGPRLVSIDEVGAVALMCTNLEWARGWVGDVLGRLAADDPAAAQLRHTLREFLSSGGSFVATAEKLHLHRNSVAYRISKAEEQIGHSVRECRLDLENALALCHWLGAAVLAPDSEGPPSPG